In Deltaproteobacteria bacterium, the genomic stretch CAGCAGCCCCTGCCTCCCGCGCAGCAAAGGCGTCCTCCACGCACATAATGCCCTTCAGAATCAGCGGCAAGGTCGTGCTTTGCACTAATTCCTTCAGTTGCGATACCGTCTTTGGCTCTACCGGCTGACCAGCCGCCCGCATGGGCACAATGCCAGCGGCGTCCACATCTACCCCCACAGCGACACAACCTGCAGCCTCAGCCTCGCGGAAATGGGCGATAATGCTGGCCTGGTCACGCGGTTTGGTAATGGGAATGCCTACCCCTTCGTTCGCACGGATGACACGCAAACCCGTGGCATAGATGAGGGGATCAGGCGCGTCCCCTGTCATAGCCAGCGTTCCTGCCTGCCGAGCACCGGTGACAAAGGCCGTAGCCAACTCCTCTTCACTGATGATTTCTTGAAAATTCATTTTGGCGCCTGCCACTGCCGCCCCCAGTATCGGCATAGAGAGCTTTTGTCCCAGGAGAGTCAGCGCCGTCTCGGGATCGCTGGCCGCGTGGACTATGCGCATTTTGACGCGCAGAGCGGCAAGGGCATTGTAGTTATTGATGAACGATGCGCCACTTTCGGCACCCCCAATGCCGGGAAATTCACCGGCACAGGCCACGCCGTTGCACTCGCGGCACACACGGCAAATACCGTTAAAACGTTTCTTAGCTTCTTGACGTATTTCCTTCAGGTTCATTTCCTGCGCGCCTCTTTTCACGACCAATATTTTTTATCTTTAACAGGTTGGATTAATGGCAGAAATTTGTCATGCTTTGTTTCAGCTTGTCTGCACATTATCCGAACAGGAAACAGGCTGTCAAGTATTTCCAGCTTTCATCCCGTAATTTACGCCGATGGTCAAAGCCCCCACCTTTCGATTGGTTATCAATGGGGCTGAGCTTGATAAAATATCAATGAAGCCACGCATCTAACACCTGATATGGTTGTTAGTTGTCAACAAAAAAGTCCTCTCCCTGGTGCTTTAACAAGCGGTTATGCATTGTCCTATTTCCAGAGCATAAGCAGAGGCGGAACCTGATAAGCGACGTTTGATCATCCTGATATACGCGGGTTGGATACCGCCAGACCTTTCTTCATCGCGGAGCTGCCTCTGTCTACAAGCAGGAATTCGGCAAGCCTTATCCCATAGGTGTTACGAGGATTCTCCTCACGTGGTTGCGCCCCTGCTTATGCCTTGGATTTTGTTAATAAGCCATCATACCTCCATTGCAACGGATTGTTATTTGGAAGCTGTTAACCCAACACTGGTACTTCTTTTGCTATTGCCCACATGAAGGCAGACAGTTCTCTTGCTATTGCCGTCACGGCATTGTTGCGGTTCTTCCCTCTCGCCACGAGCCGTCTGAATCGGCCACAGAGCCTTACCTGACATTTCCAGGAAATATCCCGTATAACTTGCTGCAATCCTTCCTGGCGTAGCAGGAGATGACGGCCTCCAGTACTCTGGAGACATTCTCGCCTGCAACGGCCACATCGTCATACACGGCCATGATTGTCTTCCTTGCCGGTGGCGTTAACCTCAGCTTCAAATTGGCCCTTGTCACCACGCCGAGTGTTCCCTCAGAACTAATGATGATGTGGAGAAGGTCATAACCAATGACATTGTTCAAGGTCTTGCCACCAAGATTTACAATTTCACCAGTGGGAAGAACCACTTCCATTCCCAAAACGTATTGTTTTGTCACACCGTATTTCAGACAAGAAGGACCACCGGCATTTTCAGCAATGATGCCTCCGATTGTAGCACCATAAAAACTTTGGGGATCTGGAGAAAAACAAAGCCCTTCTTTCGCCAGTTCGAGAATAAAATCCTGTAGCACAACACCGGCTTCCACCGTCGCCATTAGATTCTCTTTATCGATTCTTGCTATTTTGTTCATTTTGGAGAGACAGAGAACGATACCACCA encodes the following:
- a CDS encoding FAD-binding protein; this encodes MNKIARIDKENLMATVEAGVVLQDFILELAKEGLCFSPDPQSFYGATIGGIIAENAGGPSCLKYGVTKQYVLGMEVVLPTGEIVNLGGKTLNNVIGYDLLHIIISSEGTLGVVTRANLKLRLTPPARKTIMAVYDDVAVAGENVSRVLEAVISCYARKDCSKLYGIFPGNVR
- a CDS encoding alpha-hydroxy-acid oxidizing protein, with the translated sequence MNLKEIRQEAKKRFNGICRVCRECNGVACAGEFPGIGGAESGASFINNYNALAALRVKMRIVHAASDPETALTLLGQKLSMPILGAAVAGAKMNFQEIISEEELATAFVTGARQAGTLAMTGDAPDPLIYATGLRVIRANEGVGIPITKPRDQASIIAHFREAEAAGCVAVGVDVDAAGIVPMRAAGQPVEPKTVSQLKELVQSTTLPLILKGIMCVEDAFAAREAGAAAIVVSNHGGRVLDHTPGTAEVLPQIAQAVRRDMVVLVDGGVRRGVDVLKMLALGAHAVLVGRPLTIGAFGAGADGVRLTLEQMRDELKVAMIFTGCTNVNKIREDVFWR